The Vicia villosa cultivar HV-30 ecotype Madison, WI unplaced genomic scaffold, Vvil1.0 ctg.004348F_1_1, whole genome shotgun sequence genome window below encodes:
- the LOC131641989 gene encoding uncharacterized protein LOC131641989, producing the protein MASSSNALQPVLKLQKPMQMGNQEYIPIPNTAEERAIYASQVIIPFELSGKTYAFMGPLPGENSSSNKFFPAYYKTRPLVSKIKIDDEGNPISEDSNPAEGASTAPPVALERIRLDYVTNFVKVFRSIPLAKDPELYYSWLAKVEKQKASFWQELGIYDLIQLSKTGLEYNQTMLVASVHFWDASHNTFHLPCGMITPTLFDVAAITGLRATGETFDPNVLDVDTINFNEATVTYTAFIQQYHDQANATVSDVEHIAFLALWLSRCVFCSRSIQVAKRYLCMANQLHDGKKLNLSQLILGFLYENLGEAVDLVKNYTTGSLLFAGPFWLLQLWLNPTFEAHLPFRGVVNEEVPEIKNRSVEGTRLSLLTPKEETGKLREHFLAYVMMFAKRYQFSYSMAPFVRRVVGPKWFTREFPATSSDHQTESLAIWEAFLTPRLFYHRLRPSKGQCILVYYQPNLVSRQFGLVQVKPKCLYDKRNHMCFRTLYLTEDECDTKIARYTDVFTLSPISFAPFFYSTPDFQQWWSDYYTTQIYDVEGLTRELTEAFTAVQDKFHKGTSTHIKEIQAFQKFFETIYRPDDLSRTVREAAVILREKFSAKLDKLKLPPSVRPELRYEVAFKLNPPKFPHYQVLILVWL; encoded by the coding sequence atggcgtcttcttcaaatgctctccaaccagttctgaagcttcagaaacctaTGCAAATGGGGAACCAAGAATACATACCAATTCCGAATACTGCGGAGGAACGCGCCATTTACGcatctcaggtaatcatcccttttgagctttctggaaaaacttatgCTTTCATGGGCCCGTTACCAGGAGAAAATAGTTCAtcaaataaattctttcctgcgtattataagactaggcctctGGTTAGCAAGATTAAAATAGACGATGAAGGTAATCCAATCTCAGAGGATTCTAACCCTGCAGAAGGGGCTTCGACTGCGCCTCCCGTAGCCTTAGAGAGAATTAGGTTAGATtacgtaaccaattttgtgaaggtttttaggtcaatccctttagcaaaagatcctgaactgTACTATTCTTGGTTAGCCAAAGTGGAGAAACAGAAGGCTTCTTTCTGGCAAgagttagggatttatgacctaattcaattgtccaagactggtttagagtataaccaaactatgttagtagcatcagtccatttctgggacgcttctcacaatacctttcaccttccatgtggaatgattactccaacccttttcgatgtagctgccatcacagggcttcgagCGACTGGCGAAACCTTTGATCCTAATGTCTTGGATGTTGATACCATTAACTTCAACGAAGCTACGGTTACTTATACTGCTTTCATCCAGCAATATCATGATCAGGCAAATGCCACAGTCTCTGAcgtagaacatattgctttcctggcattatggctttcgaggtgtgttttctgctccaggtccatacaagtagcgaaaagatatctttgcatggctaatcagttacaTGATGGTAAGAAACTGAACCTGAGCCAAttgattctaggatttctttacgaAAACCTTGGTGAAGCTGTAGATCTTGTAAAGAATTACACAACAGGATCTCTCCTTTttgctggtcccttctggttattacaactgtggcttaatcccaccttcgaagctcacctcccattCCGGGGCGTCGTCaacgaagaagttccagaaatcaaAAATCGATCTGTCGAAGGGACTAGATTGTCCTTGTTGACCccgaaagaagaaactgggaaactTCGTGAACATTTCTTAGCGTATgtaatgatgtttgctaaacgttaccAGTTCAGTTATTCAATGGCTCCATTTGTACGAAGAGTTGTAGGTCctaaatggtttactcgagagtttccTGCAACATCTTCGGACCATCAAACTGAATCTTtggctatttgggaagcttttcttaccccgaggttattctatcaccgcctccgaccttccaaaggtcaatgtattctcgtTTATTATCAGCCAAATCTTgtgtcgagacagtttgggttggtccaAGTGAAGCCCAAGTgtctgtatgacaaaaggaaccacatgtgctTCCGTACCTTATACCTAACTGAAGATGAATGTGATACGAAGATAGCCAGATATACTGATGTTTTCACCCTTTCTCCTATCTCTTTCGCTCCTTTTTTCTATTCcactccagattttcaacaatggtggtcagattattataccacacaaatctatgatgtcgaaggccttacccgagaactaactgaagcttttactGCTGTGCAGGATAAATTCCACAAAGGTACCTCcactcacattaaagaaatccaagcttttcaaaagttctttgaaactatttacaggcctgatgatcttagtcggaccgttcgcgaagctgctgttattttacgtgaaaagttttctgcaaaactggataagttgaaattgcccccgtctgttcgaccagaactacgttatgaagtggcatttaaacttaatcctccaaaattcccccactaccaagtgctgattttggtgtggctttaa